One Pelagicoccus enzymogenes DNA window includes the following coding sequences:
- a CDS encoding helix-turn-helix transcriptional regulator, which yields MQNLIRHPQMWEDVFARVDGGADETRHDTSYYWDNSKRSESNRINLQRTLSGEGFFENETGRYSLPVGTLIAFTQRENSRYGYPATASRPYRLRYLSIDPSATATPLFNRIRRDFGSVLSMPEGTESCTLFDDLFHRFHARNFLDRYHESELVTRLLTAIYRQQVSDTQHSDPVEYGYHLLRNRFTSPITLKEVAATCGISREHFIRSFSQRYQQAPGAVLRQLRLQHARGLLETTHLTLERIARASGFSSSNVFCRAFRQAFGTTPSKHREAANLSAKR from the coding sequence GTGCAAAACTTGATACGTCATCCCCAAATGTGGGAAGACGTTTTTGCTAGAGTAGACGGGGGCGCCGACGAGACGCGCCACGACACGAGCTACTACTGGGACAACTCCAAGCGCTCCGAGTCTAACCGCATCAACCTGCAGCGCACCCTCTCCGGAGAGGGATTCTTCGAAAACGAGACCGGTCGCTACTCCCTCCCGGTCGGAACCCTCATCGCCTTCACCCAAAGGGAGAACTCCCGCTACGGCTACCCCGCCACCGCCAGCCGGCCCTACCGACTTCGCTACCTCTCCATCGATCCCAGCGCCACCGCCACCCCGCTGTTCAACCGTATCCGGCGCGACTTCGGTTCCGTGCTCTCCATGCCGGAAGGCACCGAGTCCTGCACCCTCTTCGACGACCTGTTCCACCGCTTCCACGCCCGCAACTTCCTCGACCGCTACCACGAATCGGAACTGGTAACGCGCTTGCTCACCGCCATCTACCGCCAGCAGGTAAGCGACACCCAGCACAGCGATCCGGTAGAGTACGGCTACCACCTGCTGCGCAACCGCTTCACCAGCCCCATCACTCTCAAGGAAGTGGCCGCCACCTGCGGCATCTCCCGCGAACACTTCATTCGCTCCTTTTCCCAACGCTACCAGCAAGCTCCCGGAGCCGTGCTGCGGCAGCTTCGCTTACAACACGCCCGGGGCCTCTTGGAGACAACCCACCTCACCCTGGAGCGCATCGCCAGGGCCAGCGGCTTCTCCTCCTCCAACGTGTTCTGCCGCGCCTTCCGGCAAGCATTCGGCACCACGCCCAGCAAGCACCGGGAAGCCGCAAACCTCAGCGCGAAACGCTAG
- a CDS encoding glycoside hydrolase family 27 protein: protein MQNTLKHSLTRSGKLLRSALTGIAAAAALAATSQAQKFEGLALTPPMGWNSWNTFESNINEQLVIDTAEEMKANGMLDAGYQYIVIDDTWSLRERDADGNLVADPEKFPSGIKALADKLHAMGFKFGIYGDAGKTTCAGYPGSQGHEYQDARTFAAWGVDYLKYDWCATGTRDAKEAYTTMRDALHAAGRPIVFSICEWGDNKPWEWAQDIGHLWRISGDIYDCWDCEFKWSRGFKAILDGYHDAKPSVVGRDGLGQYAGPGGWNDADMLEVGNPGLTLAESRSHFTLWAMISSPLMAGNDMRVATPEIIEILTNKEIIALNQDPDGVAGWRIFTAPDKYEIWVKPLSDGDWAVTVLNSSEETQDVTVEWHRMEQTFPDEYSIRDLWAGKDLGDTHQPLKATIASHDVLALRLSKK from the coding sequence ATGCAAAACACGCTAAAACATTCGCTCACCCGCAGCGGCAAGCTGCTCCGTTCCGCCTTGACCGGCATTGCCGCCGCTGCCGCCCTCGCGGCGACATCCCAAGCGCAAAAGTTCGAAGGTCTCGCCCTCACTCCGCCCATGGGCTGGAATTCCTGGAACACCTTCGAGTCCAACATCAACGAGCAGCTCGTTATCGACACCGCCGAAGAAATGAAGGCCAACGGCATGCTGGACGCCGGCTACCAGTACATCGTCATCGACGACACTTGGTCCCTGCGCGAGCGCGACGCCGACGGAAACCTCGTAGCCGACCCCGAGAAATTTCCTTCCGGCATCAAAGCCCTCGCCGACAAGCTCCACGCCATGGGCTTCAAGTTCGGCATCTACGGCGACGCTGGCAAGACCACCTGCGCCGGCTACCCGGGCAGCCAAGGCCACGAGTACCAAGACGCACGCACCTTCGCCGCCTGGGGCGTCGACTACCTCAAGTACGACTGGTGCGCCACCGGCACTCGCGACGCCAAGGAAGCCTACACCACCATGCGCGACGCCCTCCACGCCGCCGGCCGTCCCATCGTCTTCTCCATCTGCGAATGGGGCGACAACAAGCCCTGGGAATGGGCCCAGGATATCGGCCACCTCTGGCGCATCTCCGGCGACATCTACGACTGCTGGGACTGCGAATTCAAGTGGTCCCGCGGCTTCAAGGCCATACTCGACGGCTATCACGACGCCAAGCCCTCCGTCGTAGGACGCGACGGACTCGGCCAGTACGCCGGCCCCGGCGGCTGGAACGACGCCGACATGCTCGAAGTCGGCAATCCCGGCCTCACCCTCGCCGAATCCCGTTCGCACTTCACCCTCTGGGCCATGATCTCTTCGCCGCTGATGGCCGGCAACGACATGCGCGTCGCTACTCCAGAGATCATCGAAATCCTCACCAACAAGGAAATCATCGCCCTCAACCAAGACCCCGACGGCGTGGCCGGCTGGCGCATCTTCACCGCCCCCGACAAGTACGAGATCTGGGTCAAGCCGCTAAGCGACGGAGACTGGGCCGTTACCGTGCTCAACTCCTCCGAGGAAACCCAAGACGTCACCGTCGAGTGGCACCGCATGGAGCAAACCTTCCCCGACGAGTACAGCATCCGCGACCTCTGGGCCGGCAAGGATCTCGGCGACACCCACCAGCCGCTCAAGGCCACCATCGCCAGCCACGACGTGCTCGCCCTGCGCCTCAGCAAGAAGTAG
- a CDS encoding TonB-dependent receptor: MTPKINNLEEKAPLFSAKSKKSVGLSLAMLMAISGGASQAFAQEDDDKVFELDAFVVENSIRDSLAAGVEIKKNNRQMIDALVAEDIGKFPDNNVVEALQRVAGVQTTDRARGEVNTVTIRGLNDVTTTVNGRNIFTSSGRSVALADIPASLVNRVNVYKTRSASQIEHGIAGVIDVRTQRPFNFDGQKTVIAARGIYSELADEFDPNVSALFSNVWETDGGKFGALFNVSFAESNWTDKSITSGAMVPFVTENPPADFTFAPLERLFTTHPSAVENPLWQPGLEAGLPFNEGATLPLTPVSGGATQQVPYYLTRDAVFSADFYGKRERPAANLSLQFAPDDNSTYTFEAFYNGYRESFNNNLMFSLADWWGNPGDFELIPGTNIIKERTVGNPFAFMSGDRTEQKTDSYLYALSGEWQVGSNLSLTADLSHQKSDFSVDFLAIQTNRIPPSITVDFNAGGGVPAFSFGDNPDTPIDESDLTVAELWNIGPFFDNADRDEGDATEFKIDGVYELNDGFFENIAFGLRYDMRGASEADYRGAVSDLNQPLANYPEMQYINSGYYDGRTDIPASAMVINADYLSAERDTVRGLYGYPTSSDITIAKNFEIDEKTLSAYLQTDFMVDFGDQALSGQFGVRYVEVDRDLDFITSTASTSGDSLLPNAVVLYDITPDLRLRASYGETVRYPGFGALNPNITYVEDVTNIGYGTASGGNPNLAPTESKNYDLSLERYFGDKGANMVYATAFKREIDGLVIDFVNRVTFEGYDYILSQPDNASNGELDGMEFGLVWFPENLPDWAEGFGIQASYTTLDSIQDIPITNDAGEIVGTDTTPFFAVSDSSYSVVLAYEKERFSSRLSYVWRDDFLHHYEARLFANPLGVYNTAQQSLDLQFSYNVSDNMVLTLDATNLTDEEFHSYYEYPDTHNFGNWLISRTISVGARYSF; the protein is encoded by the coding sequence ATGACCCCGAAGATTAATAACCTAGAAGAAAAGGCCCCACTGTTTTCTGCCAAGAGCAAGAAGTCCGTCGGTCTTTCCCTCGCCATGCTCATGGCGATTTCGGGTGGAGCCAGCCAGGCTTTCGCTCAAGAAGATGACGACAAGGTATTCGAACTCGACGCTTTTGTCGTGGAAAACAGTATTCGTGACAGCCTTGCGGCTGGCGTTGAGATCAAAAAGAACAACCGCCAGATGATCGACGCTCTTGTCGCGGAAGACATTGGCAAGTTCCCGGACAACAACGTTGTCGAAGCGCTGCAGCGCGTAGCAGGTGTGCAAACCACGGACCGCGCTCGCGGCGAAGTGAACACGGTTACTATTCGCGGTCTCAACGACGTTACCACTACGGTCAACGGGCGCAACATTTTCACCTCTTCCGGCCGTTCCGTCGCCTTGGCGGACATTCCCGCTTCCTTGGTGAACCGAGTGAACGTTTATAAAACGCGTTCAGCATCCCAGATCGAACACGGGATCGCGGGTGTGATCGACGTGCGCACGCAGCGCCCCTTCAATTTCGATGGTCAGAAGACGGTGATAGCCGCTCGCGGAATTTACTCCGAGCTCGCGGACGAATTTGACCCCAATGTAAGCGCCCTGTTTTCCAACGTGTGGGAAACGGACGGAGGCAAGTTTGGCGCTTTGTTCAACGTGTCCTTCGCGGAGTCGAATTGGACGGACAAGAGCATAACGTCGGGCGCCATGGTTCCTTTCGTGACTGAAAACCCTCCTGCGGACTTCACCTTCGCACCTCTCGAGCGCCTGTTCACCACGCACCCGTCAGCGGTCGAAAATCCGCTGTGGCAGCCTGGACTCGAGGCGGGCTTGCCCTTCAACGAAGGCGCGACCTTGCCCTTGACCCCTGTGAGCGGAGGGGCTACTCAACAAGTTCCCTATTATCTCACGCGTGATGCGGTCTTCTCGGCTGACTTTTACGGCAAGCGAGAGCGCCCTGCTGCCAATCTCTCCCTGCAGTTCGCTCCGGACGACAATTCGACTTACACATTCGAAGCGTTCTATAACGGTTATCGCGAAAGCTTTAACAACAACCTGATGTTCTCCCTTGCGGACTGGTGGGGTAATCCAGGCGATTTCGAGCTGATTCCCGGAACCAATATCATCAAGGAACGTACGGTTGGAAATCCTTTCGCCTTCATGAGTGGAGACCGTACTGAACAGAAGACCGACAGCTACCTCTACGCTCTCTCCGGCGAGTGGCAGGTAGGAAGCAACCTTTCCCTGACGGCGGACCTTTCGCACCAGAAGAGTGATTTTTCGGTAGACTTCCTTGCTATCCAAACGAACCGTATCCCTCCCAGCATTACAGTAGATTTCAATGCGGGTGGCGGCGTTCCTGCCTTCAGCTTCGGCGACAATCCAGACACTCCTATCGACGAGAGCGACCTCACCGTGGCTGAGCTTTGGAACATCGGTCCCTTCTTCGACAACGCGGACCGTGACGAAGGCGACGCTACCGAATTCAAGATCGACGGCGTTTACGAACTCAACGATGGATTCTTCGAGAATATCGCTTTCGGGCTTCGTTATGACATGCGTGGTGCATCCGAAGCGGACTACCGTGGTGCCGTTTCGGATCTGAACCAGCCGTTGGCTAACTATCCGGAAATGCAGTATATTAATTCCGGATACTATGACGGGCGTACCGATATTCCTGCCTCTGCAATGGTTATCAATGCTGATTACCTGAGCGCCGAAAGAGATACGGTTCGCGGCTTGTACGGTTACCCGACATCTTCCGACATCACAATCGCCAAAAACTTCGAAATTGATGAGAAAACGCTTTCCGCCTACCTCCAGACCGACTTCATGGTCGACTTTGGCGACCAGGCTCTCAGCGGCCAATTTGGAGTTCGCTACGTAGAGGTGGATCGTGATCTCGACTTCATCACCTCGACCGCTTCTACCAGTGGTGATTCATTGCTGCCGAACGCAGTTGTTCTCTACGATATCACTCCGGACCTCCGCCTCAGAGCGAGCTACGGGGAAACGGTACGTTACCCAGGGTTTGGCGCGTTGAATCCAAACATCACCTACGTTGAAGACGTAACGAATATTGGATACGGAACTGCATCCGGCGGTAATCCCAACCTGGCCCCGACCGAGTCGAAAAATTATGACCTCTCGCTCGAGCGCTACTTCGGCGACAAGGGCGCGAACATGGTATACGCCACTGCTTTCAAGCGCGAGATTGATGGCCTTGTAATTGACTTCGTGAATCGCGTCACCTTCGAAGGGTACGACTACATCCTCTCGCAGCCAGACAATGCCTCCAACGGTGAGCTGGATGGGATGGAGTTCGGTTTGGTTTGGTTTCCCGAAAACCTTCCCGATTGGGCTGAAGGATTCGGTATCCAGGCTAGCTATACAACACTGGACTCCATTCAGGATATCCCCATCACCAACGATGCAGGCGAGATTGTTGGTACCGATACGACTCCGTTCTTCGCTGTATCCGATTCCTCTTACAGTGTAGTGCTCGCTTATGAAAAGGAGCGTTTCAGCTCTCGTCTGTCCTATGTTTGGAGAGATGATTTCCTACACCACTACGAGGCTCGTCTGTTCGCAAATCCTCTGGGCGTCTACAACACCGCTCAGCAGAGCTTGGACCTGCAGTTCTCCTACAATGTCTCGGATAACATGGTCTTGACGCTCGACGCGACGAACCTCACGGACGAAGAGTTCCACAGTTACTACGAGTATCCAGATACCCACAACTTCGGGAACTGGCTGATCAGCCGCACCATCTCAGTGGGTGCACGTTACTCTTTCTAG
- a CDS encoding LysR family transcriptional regulator, which yields MELYQLRSFVAVAEEGTLAKAAMRLFSSQPSVSSHIKALEDELGIALFERSSRGMLITPDGEALLSRAYAILQETAALNKLARDLQSSPSGKLTIGVNTGSGELPLETIAQTLSETCPKLQLEFQHSSSGYIKKGILDGDIDIGFYEGEIDSPKIISSQFQENAILVIASPKFKDALQTTDWRDLQTLPWVFKTPDCSYYQLMDRIVTAHELNIERRYTIDEEGTCLRFVKNSAALSLIGEALVRDELARGEIIAWEGFRCQLPHSLICLGSRYHERAIQACFEACAKSLPLSKPK from the coding sequence ATGGAACTCTACCAACTCAGATCGTTCGTCGCCGTCGCCGAGGAAGGCACCCTCGCCAAGGCCGCCATGCGGCTGTTCTCCAGCCAGCCTTCCGTCAGTTCCCACATCAAGGCGCTGGAAGACGAGCTCGGCATCGCCCTCTTCGAGCGCAGTTCCCGAGGCATGCTGATTACGCCTGACGGCGAGGCCCTGCTGAGCCGCGCCTACGCCATCCTCCAGGAAACCGCCGCCCTCAACAAGCTCGCCCGAGACCTCCAGTCCAGCCCCTCCGGCAAGCTCACCATCGGGGTCAACACCGGTTCCGGCGAGCTCCCGCTCGAAACCATTGCCCAAACGCTTTCCGAAACCTGCCCCAAGCTTCAGCTCGAATTCCAGCACAGTTCTTCCGGATATATCAAAAAGGGAATCCTCGACGGCGACATCGACATCGGGTTCTACGAAGGAGAAATCGATTCCCCCAAGATCATCAGCTCCCAGTTTCAAGAAAACGCCATTCTCGTCATCGCGTCTCCAAAATTCAAGGACGCGCTGCAAACCACCGACTGGCGCGACCTGCAAACGCTCCCATGGGTTTTCAAGACGCCCGACTGCAGCTACTACCAGCTCATGGATCGCATCGTGACAGCCCATGAACTCAATATCGAGCGACGCTATACCATCGACGAGGAAGGGACCTGCCTACGCTTCGTCAAGAATAGCGCCGCCCTCTCCCTCATCGGCGAAGCCCTCGTGCGCGACGAACTCGCCCGCGGCGAAATCATCGCTTGGGAGGGGTTCCGCTGCCAGCTTCCGCACAGCCTCATCTGCCTCGGCTCCCGCTATCACGAGCGCGCCATCCAAGCTTGCTTCGAGGCCTGCGCAAAGTCGCTCCCTCTCTCCAAACCAAAGTAA
- a CDS encoding glycoside hydrolase family 27 protein: protein MKDTPNQKTKPKFASLRSLLIGFAAAIALATTATAQKFEGLALTPPMGWNSWNTFESNINEQLVLDTAEAMKANGLLDAGYEYIVIDDCWSMRERDADGNLVADPEKFPSGIKALADKLHAMGFKFGIYGDAGKTTCAGYPGSQGHEYQDARTFASWGVDYLKYDWCATGTRDAQEAYTTMRDALYAAGRPVVFSICEWGQNKPWLWAQDVGHLWRMSGDIYDCWDCEQEWSRGVKVILDRFHNLDPARAGYDGLGQFAGPGGWNDLDMLEVGNPGLTLAEARSHFTLWSILCSPLMAGNDMRSVTPEIVEILTNKDIIALNQDPDGVSGWRYRIEPGKYETFVKPLVGGDWAVVVLNTSDETQEVEVEWHRMDRAFSGRYEIRDLWAGKDLGDTDTNLKAKIGSHDVVALRLSKK, encoded by the coding sequence ATGAAAGATACGCCCAATCAAAAAACAAAACCGAAGTTCGCTTCGCTCCGCTCCCTTCTCATCGGCTTCGCCGCCGCCATAGCCTTGGCCACAACTGCTACGGCCCAAAAGTTCGAAGGTCTCGCCCTCACCCCGCCCATGGGCTGGAATTCATGGAACACCTTCGAGTCCAACATCAACGAGCAGCTCGTGCTCGACACCGCCGAGGCCATGAAGGCCAACGGCTTGCTCGACGCCGGCTACGAGTACATCGTCATCGACGACTGCTGGTCGATGCGCGAACGCGACGCCGACGGCAACCTCGTGGCCGACCCGGAGAAATTTCCTTCCGGCATCAAGGCCCTCGCCGACAAGCTGCACGCCATGGGCTTCAAGTTCGGCATCTACGGCGACGCCGGCAAGACCACCTGCGCCGGCTACCCCGGCAGCCAAGGGCACGAGTACCAGGACGCCCGCACCTTTGCCTCCTGGGGCGTCGACTACCTCAAGTACGACTGGTGCGCCACCGGCACCCGCGACGCCCAAGAGGCCTACACTACCATGCGCGACGCTCTTTACGCCGCCGGACGGCCCGTTGTCTTCTCCATCTGCGAATGGGGCCAAAACAAGCCCTGGCTATGGGCCCAAGACGTCGGTCACCTCTGGAGAATGTCCGGCGACATTTACGACTGCTGGGACTGCGAACAAGAATGGTCCCGCGGCGTCAAGGTCATCCTCGACCGTTTCCACAATCTCGATCCAGCCCGGGCTGGATACGACGGACTCGGCCAATTCGCCGGTCCCGGCGGCTGGAACGATCTCGACATGCTGGAGGTCGGCAATCCCGGCCTCACCCTCGCCGAAGCCCGTTCGCACTTCACCCTCTGGTCCATTCTCTGCTCCCCTCTCATGGCGGGCAACGACATGCGCAGCGTCACCCCTGAGATCGTGGAAATCCTTACCAACAAGGACATCATCGCCCTCAATCAAGACCCCGATGGCGTCTCCGGCTGGCGCTACCGCATCGAACCAGGAAAATACGAAACCTTCGTCAAACCGCTCGTAGGGGGGGACTGGGCAGTGGTGGTTCTCAACACCTCGGACGAAACGCAGGAAGTCGAGGTTGAATGGCACCGTATGGATCGCGCCTTCAGCGGGCGCTACGAAATCCGCGATCTCTGGGCCGGCAAGGACCTCGGCGATACGGACACAAACCTCAAAGCAAAGATCGGCAGTCACGACGTCGTCGCCCTCCGACTAAGCAAGAAGTAG
- a CDS encoding MFS transporter, whose translation MNTKKLTVLEKVGFGAGDMSINVMVAALFFFMSFFYTDIFGLDPVHMGILFMVARLVDAFTDPMMGLITDKVTTRMGRFRPYFLYLAVPYGVSMVLLFTTPDWDYAAKLVWAYATYLLATLMFTGVAIPYISYIGVLTSDPQERLSANGYRMFFAKIANVVIVASVPILAKAWGGDDLGKGYQLAMGLMSGLGVLLLLFCFFTTRERVEYVADRRPIGRQISLLLKNDQWLVLAGACIVGTLGYAIRGSVAMYYAKYFLNGDEVVISAFTSSGIAASIASMVASTWITKRYCKIALFRWSQILTGVVSLALYVFVTPNDIVLAFALYILLCFVVDLHAPVFWSAIAEAVDYGQVKNGERVSGLAFGGISFCQKAGGGLAGLVGGLLLSYFNYEKDVQQTAYTLNGIALMLTVIPGGFHALLGVMMFKYKITDKYYHEMVDDSGILKPAEVQS comes from the coding sequence ATGAATACCAAGAAGCTCACAGTCTTGGAAAAGGTCGGTTTCGGAGCGGGCGACATGTCCATCAACGTGATGGTCGCCGCTCTGTTCTTCTTCATGTCCTTCTTCTACACGGACATCTTTGGGCTAGATCCGGTGCATATGGGGATCTTGTTCATGGTGGCCCGCTTAGTGGATGCGTTTACGGATCCGATGATGGGCTTGATCACCGACAAGGTAACGACCCGCATGGGACGTTTCCGGCCTTACTTCCTTTACCTTGCGGTGCCCTATGGTGTTTCCATGGTCCTGCTTTTCACTACTCCGGATTGGGACTACGCAGCCAAGCTGGTTTGGGCTTACGCGACCTATCTGCTGGCTACCCTGATGTTCACGGGGGTCGCCATCCCATACATTTCCTACATTGGAGTGCTGACCTCGGATCCGCAGGAGCGTCTTTCGGCCAATGGCTATCGCATGTTTTTTGCCAAGATCGCGAATGTGGTGATCGTGGCGTCGGTACCGATCCTGGCGAAAGCTTGGGGAGGGGACGATCTCGGAAAAGGTTACCAGCTGGCGATGGGTCTGATGTCAGGACTTGGCGTTCTCCTATTGCTGTTTTGCTTCTTTACTACGCGGGAGCGAGTGGAGTACGTGGCGGATCGTCGTCCGATCGGAAGGCAGATCTCATTGCTCTTGAAAAACGACCAATGGCTGGTGCTAGCGGGAGCCTGCATTGTAGGAACGCTCGGATATGCGATTCGCGGCAGCGTGGCGATGTACTACGCGAAGTATTTTCTCAATGGAGACGAAGTGGTTATCTCGGCGTTCACGAGTTCGGGCATAGCGGCTTCGATCGCCTCGATGGTGGCCTCCACTTGGATCACCAAGCGCTATTGCAAGATCGCTCTTTTTCGGTGGTCTCAAATTTTGACCGGGGTGGTCAGCTTGGCCCTGTATGTCTTCGTTACGCCGAACGATATTGTTTTGGCCTTTGCTCTCTACATCCTCCTTTGCTTCGTGGTCGACTTGCATGCTCCGGTTTTCTGGTCCGCTATCGCTGAGGCGGTCGACTACGGTCAGGTCAAGAACGGTGAGCGCGTCTCGGGCTTGGCCTTCGGAGGGATCTCCTTTTGCCAAAAGGCGGGGGGCGGCTTGGCCGGTTTGGTTGGCGGGCTCTTGCTCAGCTATTTCAACTACGAGAAGGACGTGCAGCAAACGGCCTACACTCTCAACGGTATCGCCTTGATGCTGACGGTCATTCCTGGGGGCTTCCACGCTCTGCTTGGAGTGATGATGTTCAAGTATAAGATCACCGATAAGTACTATCACGAGATGGTGGACGACAGCGGGATCTTGAAACCGGCCGAGGTTCAGTCCTAG
- a CDS encoding family 43 glycosylhydrolase encodes MKGKIICWAVGLSVIAAVQADEPAVVSNKVDVPREDVVAHDPVLIKEADTYYLFTTGPGVSVWSSQDMELWTMQAPVFDPVPAWAKETVPGFNGHMWAPDISYHEGRYLLYYSVSTFGSNDSCIGLASNATLDSSSPDFEWKDHGVVVRSEPGLQDWNAIDPNLVFDEEGQPYLAFGSFWSGLKLAPLTDDLSALKQEAGSPVSIASRRYQWVDSEVGDAPVLQEGNDAIEGPFIYRKGAYYYLFASVDFCCRGKNSTYKMIYGRSKDIRGPYLDREGRSMLEGGGTLLKRGDARWHGVGHNGISNIDGEEYAIFHGYDGETKRGLPKLHIEALSWTEDGWPELASLDVP; translated from the coding sequence ATGAAGGGAAAGATTATTTGTTGGGCAGTCGGGCTGAGCGTGATTGCCGCAGTTCAGGCTGACGAGCCAGCAGTCGTATCGAACAAGGTCGATGTGCCCCGAGAAGATGTGGTGGCCCATGATCCGGTCCTTATCAAGGAGGCGGATACCTACTACCTGTTTACCACTGGCCCGGGCGTCTCTGTTTGGAGCTCGCAAGACATGGAGCTCTGGACCATGCAAGCTCCGGTTTTCGATCCGGTTCCCGCTTGGGCTAAGGAGACGGTACCCGGCTTTAACGGACACATGTGGGCTCCGGACATCAGTTACCACGAGGGGCGTTACCTGCTCTACTATTCAGTTTCCACTTTCGGCTCGAACGACTCCTGCATCGGCTTGGCCAGCAATGCTACTCTGGACTCCAGCAGCCCAGATTTCGAGTGGAAGGACCACGGCGTAGTCGTTCGTTCGGAGCCCGGCTTGCAGGATTGGAACGCTATCGATCCGAACTTGGTTTTCGACGAAGAGGGACAGCCTTACCTAGCCTTTGGCTCGTTCTGGAGCGGCTTGAAGCTCGCTCCCTTGACCGACGACCTTTCGGCTCTCAAGCAGGAGGCAGGGAGTCCGGTTTCTATCGCCAGCCGTCGTTATCAGTGGGTGGATTCGGAAGTCGGTGACGCTCCGGTCTTGCAGGAAGGGAACGACGCGATCGAAGGCCCGTTCATCTACCGCAAGGGAGCGTACTACTATCTTTTCGCTTCCGTCGACTTTTGCTGCCGCGGCAAGAACAGCACCTACAAGATGATCTACGGCCGCTCGAAGGACATTCGCGGTCCTTACCTAGACCGGGAAGGCCGCTCGATGCTTGAGGGGGGAGGCACCCTTCTCAAGCGAGGCGATGCTCGCTGGCATGGTGTCGGGCATAACGGAATTTCCAATATCGATGGCGAAGAATACGCCATTTTTCATGGCTACGACGGGGAAACCAAGCGTGGGCTGCCCAAGCTCCACATAGAGGCTCTCAGCTGGACGGAAGACGGCTGGCCGGAGCTCGCTTCCCTGGACGTTCCGTAA
- a CDS encoding glycoside hydrolase family 43 protein, with protein sequence MNERPTPLIEQRADPHILKAADGYYYFSASVPEYDRLELRRSKTIAGLADAERVTVWRKPDEGPFSDLIWAPEIHYVRGAWYIYFAAAPSREIKYDLFQHRMYAIHTDAANPLEGEWSEPVQIDTGIDTFCLDATVFEHGDDLFYVWAQKEIGIEGNSNLYIAKMDTPLQLQTKPARLSIPEFEWEIRGFWVNEGPSILKRNGKVFLSYSASATDENYAMGLLYADQDSDLLDPSSWTKSKEPVLGSRPELKHFGPGHNSFTVSEDGQKDLLVYHAREYTEIEGDPLWDPNRHTFVKELQWGADGMPIFDTPGS encoded by the coding sequence ATGAATGAACGACCCACTCCCTTGATAGAGCAAAGAGCGGATCCGCATATTTTAAAGGCTGCCGATGGGTACTACTATTTTTCGGCTTCGGTTCCCGAGTACGACCGGCTGGAGCTGCGTCGTTCCAAGACGATTGCGGGCTTGGCGGATGCGGAGCGGGTGACGGTTTGGCGGAAGCCGGATGAAGGTCCGTTTTCGGACCTAATCTGGGCTCCGGAGATTCACTATGTTCGCGGGGCGTGGTATATCTACTTCGCGGCAGCGCCGTCTCGAGAAATCAAATACGACCTTTTTCAGCATCGGATGTATGCGATTCATACGGATGCCGCGAACCCGCTGGAAGGGGAGTGGTCGGAGCCGGTGCAAATCGACACGGGGATCGATACGTTTTGTCTCGATGCGACCGTCTTCGAGCATGGAGACGATCTCTTTTATGTCTGGGCCCAGAAAGAAATAGGAATCGAAGGAAATTCGAATCTCTATATCGCAAAAATGGATACGCCCTTGCAGCTTCAAACGAAGCCGGCGCGCTTGAGCATTCCCGAATTTGAGTGGGAAATTCGAGGGTTCTGGGTCAATGAAGGCCCCTCTATTCTAAAGCGGAACGGAAAGGTCTTTTTGTCCTACTCGGCTAGCGCGACGGACGAAAACTATGCGATGGGCCTGTTGTACGCGGACCAGGATAGCGATCTTCTCGATCCTAGCAGCTGGACCAAGAGCAAGGAGCCGGTCTTGGGGTCGAGGCCCGAGCTTAAGCATTTTGGGCCGGGACATAACAGCTTTACCGTATCGGAAGACGGTCAGAAGGACCTGCTCGTGTATCACGCAAGAGAATACACGGAGATCGAAGGAGACCCATTGTGGGATCCGAACCGGCACACCTTTGTGAAAGAGCTCCAATGGGGAGCGGACGGTATGCCAATTTTCGATACGCCAGGTTCCTAG